The genomic segment GATTGTTCACCACATCTGCTATCATCCTGCACCATTCACTGTATTGGCTAGGGTTGATAGGAACAGCAGTCCAGCAGCTGAAGAACTGcattttccccatctctagtttagagGGGATAAGGATAGCTTCTCTAATTGGGATTTCAAacctgttaaaaataaattaattttataaatTGAAATGTGTCTGCAGTCCCTTATTTTGCCCAGTGCTGGTCTTATGGGAATATAGCAGAATTCCTTCAGGACAGAAGACATGCCCGGGCATTTCTATGCATTAGCACTGTGGAAGATCAGAATTTCTGCATAGCTTTACTCCTATATTGCCTTACTTCATCGTGAATATCAACATTTGCTGTTTGGTTTCCTTCTTTAAGGTAgttaaattaattttttcctcCTATTTAGCTCCAATTGTGTGGTTAATCTGTCCCCTGACAAAAGAGCTGTCCTACGTGAGGTTTATAGAGTGTTAAAGGTAAAGTTTGATCTGTTTGTATAATGCATGCATCCACAGTGCACATCAGAGAATGGATGGTGGAAAGAAAAGTGGGGTTGTGACTTGCAACAGACAAGAAAAATTTTCTACTGGAAATAGCTCAATTCAGACATGCTCACAGATGGGACAAATATTCAGTTTGTTCCAAGTGCACAGCTGCTCTTAATAGAAGTATAAAATactgctattttaggatgcattaacagaagtatatcaGGCTAAGTGcaaaaaaacaagacaagacaaaacatttggcaccttaaggactattATATCTTAATACAAATCCACGaacgctcacattaaaatataatagtctttaaagtgccatgtattttcatctttgtttttgtttctttggactttGCCTGATCGGCCTGCACAGACTAATGtggctacctcttttaaaactattaacagaagtattgtcTCCAAGTCCTGTGAGTTACTagtcccccctctattcagcactggttaggtgtcatctagagtactgtgcccagttctggacaccacactttaagaaggatgccgacaaactggagcaaTTTTGGAGGTGGGCCAgtaggatgatcaaggggctggaggaaagactgaaagaactgtggatggctagccttgaaaaaagaaagctgagggAAGATCTGATAGCCTTTTTCAAATACTTCCAAAGTAGTAATACAGAGGAGGACCAGGATCAGTTCTCGATCATCCcggaatgcaggacatgtaacaatagactcaagctgcaggaagccagtttaaagctgaatatcagggaaaaacttcgtaactgttagagcagtacaacagtggaatgaattacctcaggaggtgatgagcgctcTAATGTTGCAGGTgttcgagagaaaattggagaacgatttgtcacatctgctttgacttggattcctgccttaagcagagcattggactcaatggccttctggTCGCCTTCCAAGTCAGTTCTATGGTTCTGTGAAGCATTTGGACAGATAAATGTGCAAATAAATACAGAGCACAGGGTCTGTTCTTAAGGGTTTTAGCAGaatgagcagagcttggaaaatttagtTTTGTGCGCTTCATGTTCCGCAATCTCCCAGTCAGGTCCTAAAGAATGTGGAAGAAATACAAAGTCTAGTGTCCCTCTGTTGCTACTGCCCATGTTGTCTttgagattctgggaattatagtccaaaaaagtaagttttccaagctctaagaATGAGATGTACAACTTGGATTGAGATTTTGACTGTGAAGTTTTTGGGTTCCTGACTGTTGCTACTTCCTCTGTACAAAGaaaggaggaacaggaggagTATTGACTTTCCTACAAGGAAAGACTGGGTTGCTTCCAAAGACCTTGACTGATGAGTGTATCTGGCTGAGTTGCATTACGTTGCGGACACAGCACATCCATGGCAGAtgattttggggggagggcagtGAAGAGTGGCTGGCATTTCAGCTTCAGTGAAACTGTTCCCTTGACTTTGATGAAGTCGTAATATCTCCTTTCCCCCTCAAGCATATTGTTTTTTGGCTATGAGAaagtggatgttttatttatttgcttgctgttGACCTCTTTTCCAGGTGGGAGGGGAGATGTATTTCACTGACGTGTATGCCAGCCATGATCTGCCGGAAGTGAGCAGGAAACACAGAGTCTTATGGGGTGAGTGGATTTGCCTACCCAGACCCCCAACTGTGAATATAGGGTTGCAAAATCCAAAGCTTGCATTGCATTTTCCAATCAAACATATCTCATGAGATTTGCTTCATATTGGATCATTTCCATCTTACAATGTATTTCATTCTTCTCCCAGCTCATAGTCTGTTTCAGTCTGCAGGCAGTTATGTGCATGTAGCCTGCTGCTATATGTCAGGTCTGTAGTTTGAGATATAAGTCTTGCAAAGATGTCTCTTGACCCCTTCCTGAAAGCCAGGCATGTTATTTCAGGATTCTCAAGATCCAGTTTGTTTTCTAGAATGTCACCTTGTTGTTCCCTTCAGATAGTCTGTCCCTTGAGGCATAGTGTTGGGCAGCTACTCCATACTTCAACAATTACAattggtgtgtgtgagagaaacatccatccacccacccatccacccacccacccatccacctttctctttaaaagggccCATTTGTGCATTCTTATGTGCAGTGTTGCAAACAAGTTTTTGCTTATGTAGTGCACATATTCGGAAAACTTCTATTTTTATGAAGCTTGTTAATCGATGCAAATTTATGCTAATTTCACTTCCCTTGACTAGCACTGAGGCAACACAGggcaacaacaacagctgtaAATTCtttgttggaatttttagcacccTGATCTGAtgaggagagacagagagtcatTGTCTTTCCACACCTGGCCTATGTACTTTTTATATGCTATTGATTTTTTTGATTACTTGGGCACCTTTTGTCCTTGTGCCATCTTTAGGCGAGTGCCTAGGAGGAGCCCTGTGGTGGAAGGATCTCTACAAAATTGCTCAGGAAGTTGGATTCCAGCCACCTCGGTTGGTGACTGCCTCCCGAATAACTATTGGCAACAAGGAGCTGGAAAGTGTTGTGGGTAAGAAACAAGCAAACCCTAATACATTTTGCAAGGCTAGaatgtagtacagtggggtcttgacttgagaacttaatccgcattggaaggcggttctcaagtcaaaaagtctgtaagtcaagtctccattgacctacagtgcattgaaaaccgattaatcccgtaacaggccgtttttgttccattttgggttttttctggtctgtaagtcaaatctcagtctgcaagtcaaacctaaattttgcagccagagaagtctgtaactcaaaaagtctgtaagtcaagccgtctgtaagtcaagggtccactgtaagccTCCAACTACTTTGCCTCATCTCATTCTTGTTCTTGCTCCTCTTCTTGGTATGAACACACCCATTGACCTGAAGGTACTGTGAAGGCTACATTTCCCAGATGCAGTCTGGTATGAAAGAGGAGGTGGTTTAAGTATAAGGAAAGGGCGCTTCATCATTCACTGTTTGGATGAAAAAAGGCATTGGGACTGAGACTTGGGCCAAGACCTTGAGCTAGCCATGCTTTTCTTTGCATTAAGAAAGGCCCTTTGATCAAACAGGCCATTTGTTTCTAAAATACTGTATGAGAATATTAAGAGTTctcttatttttataattatttatacATTATTCTGATCAGCACATTGACAAATCAAAATACTTTGCCCTTTCTGATTCTTAAGACTCCCACTTCGGCCTGGAAACCTGTGTAATACAAACCACCTCAATAAGGCAAGGTCCATTTTCTTTTGGAGTATTTGGGTAAGCACAACACTGAATGACACCACAATGGGTACAGTTTCTTTGTCTTTGAATTTTTGAcaatcctaatacagtggtgcctcgcttaacgattgccttgtttagcgatgaattcgcataacgatgtgtttttttagaaaataatatgcactgtataacgatgtttcctatgggcgattttcgcttagcgaagtttgggaccatgcttcgcataacgaatgcgattttaggtcccctgcttcacttaacgatgtttcttttttcaatttaaaaagtgtcttagaagggtcaaaaacggttctaaatgcttggattcgttagaggaccccctaagtcatgtgcaaacctgatttttctaagacactttttaaattgaaaaaggaaacattgttaagtgaagcaggggacctaaaatcacattcgttatgcgaacccaagcatttagaacagttgctgagtcttcgttaattttttgtgaattttttcttcccccataggaaataatggagctgtcagattttgacagctgtcaaaagttgggggaaaaaattcaccataaattaacgaaaagtcaaatcaaagccaaattaacttttgcatccgttttagagggtgcagaagctaatccaagcatttaaaaccatttttgacccttttatgacacacttaattttgcagaaattgacttcgcaaagccattgaaatgtattgagtcagcttcaatacattccaatggaggaaacattgtatcgtttaacgatgtttcctattggttttttcgcttaaggacggcaatccgtgcctattggaacagattaatgcattcctatggaaaatggtgtttcgcataacgatgtttcacataatgtttttttttgaaccaattaaaatcgttatgcgaggcaccactgtattattcccCAGTGCATCAATAACCACTCACCGTGCTGACTGGAAGATTTTGAAAGTTACAATCTGAAAAGGGAATGACCCAAGTTTTGCTCTAATCTGGGAATTGATCTGTGTTGTCTCTAATCCTGGTTGTGATGCAAGCCCCTATACTCTAATTACAGGTGAGTGCCAGTTTGTTTCTGCAACTTTCCGCCTCTTCAAGATCCCCAAGGATTTTTCCATCCAACGCTGTGAAGTTATTTACACAGGTGGAATCACTGGGCATGAGAAGGAACTGGAGTTTGATGTTAACTACAAGTTCAAGGTACAGACCTGGGGGCCAGAATCATGTTTTATTGAAATATGAAGGGAACTGAAATGGTGTGAAGCACACATTTTACCTCCTGATTATCAGCTACCATAATATTTTGTATTGTTATTCTATATTATTCCAAATTGCTAGCAGACAATCTGCAGTAGCTTCAtggcagcttttttttaaaattagtttttaaaataaggtCTTTATTCTGTATACTAAAGTGGGTTTTTCTATTACAAATTTAAGTTTTTGCCTTGAGCATTTCTAGAAATATCTAGTTATTGAGATGacttttggatttgttttggtgTCAATTACCTGCTTGCTGTCCTTGTCACAAGCTCATAATTAATATGACGAGGTGACAGGATATGGCACAGAGTTTGATACTTGTCCTTATACCTTCAGTATGAAGTTCTGGTATGCATATTCAGCTCCATGTTTTATAGGAGATCTGTAAGTGAATCTCCCCTTGCTTTGATCTTTGTGGCAAAGCTCTGGGGGAGGCCTTATGGCAGATCAGAGAAGAAGCAAAGCTGGTgtaaaaatgtattattatttctcCTTTCATTGTTTCCCAATCTAGGAAACCAAAAGTTGGATATTGGAATATCCAATCTGGGCTTTGGGGAATCTGGGCCTGGGTTGGGGAAAGTTTAAAGAGGACAGTAGTTATTCTAGAACAGAGTTTTTCCCCACCTTTAAAGAAACTTGTGCTGCCTTTTGACAAACATAAAAATCTCATTCTCTCTTTAAAACTTGCCTCTAATAATTCCCCCatgttttccaaataaaaattAAGAGATTTAATGTCTCATCTGGAATTCTGATACACCCTGTGAAAGTGGGCTGCCCTGTGTGGTGGGCGGGAGTGCGGGGGGcagtgggagatctgtctccgcagcctggtcctgTCATGGCCATGGATGGGCACCGGGCTGCAGGTGTAGAATATCTGGCAGGTACGAGTTTGGGGGAGGCAGTTCTAGAAGTAGGGCTGGAGTCAGAGGGGACTGTTGGGAGAaacagagaacaacaaaaagCCTTGCCTATTCTCTTTATAGACACCTAAGTCTATTTATTGctagtagacgttgtctagagaggcggggtaaaaatcgaatgaatgaatgaatgaatgaatgaatgaatgaatgaatgaatgaataaataaataaataaataaataaataaataaataaataaatgaataaatattttgtcTGTTGCCTTTCATTTACTCTCTTCCAGCAAGGAGGAGTTGTAGATGTGGATGAGGATATGGCAGCTATTCTACAAAAATCGAGGTTTTCTGGGAAGTTCTTGATCCGTCCAGTGgagcagaaaaaaacaacccccaCAGGCTGTTGTCCTGGGAAACCGAAGGTTAGTTAAGACTCAGTAGCAGAGAACAGAGATTCTGGAGGTTTGAGTATATTTTCTTCAGATTGTAGCGGTAGATTGTTTTACATGGTTAAGTGGAGATTGGAAATGTGGCCTTTTGGCCTATAGATCTCC from the Pogona vitticeps strain Pit_001003342236 chromosome 3, PviZW2.1, whole genome shotgun sequence genome contains:
- the AS3MT gene encoding arsenite methyltransferase, which encodes MAAERIYREVQDYYAKELKTREDLKTNACITLTKPLPTFIKEALQCVHEEVSAKFYGCGLVVPECVEDCLILDLGSGSGRDCYMLSKLIGENGHVTGIDITESQVEVAKKHIDYHMNKFGYQKPNVNFIRGAIEKLDEAGLKSESFDIVISNCVVNLSPDKRAVLREVYRVLKVGGEMYFTDVYASHDLPEVSRKHRVLWGECLGGALWWKDLYKIAQEVGFQPPRLVTASRITIGNKELESVVGECQFVSATFRLFKIPKDFSIQRCEVIYTGGITGHEKELEFDVNYKFKQGGVVDVDEDMAAILQKSRFSGKFLIRPVEQKKTTPTGCCPGKPKEKIINPFRLVEEMEVKAPVQSSVGCCGSKGCC